The Streptomyces sp. R28 region GCCTTGAGGTCGGCGCCCGCGCAGAACGTGCCGCCCTCGCCCCACAGCACCGCCACCCGCGCCTCGTCGTCCGCCTCGAACTCCCTGAAGGCGGCGGCGAGTTCGGCGGCGGTCGGGCCGTCGACCGCGTTACGGACCTCGGGGCGGGAGAGGACGACGGTGGTGACGTGTCCGTCGCGCTCGACGCGGACCGGCATGGTGGGGCCCCTTTCGGTGGGTCGGATTCCGTGGGTCGGCCCCCGCACGTTACTGAGCCGTCAGATGACCTTCCAGCGCACCAGCGCCCCCAGCGTCAACGCCCCCGGCAGCAGCGGCAGCCACACCGTGATGATCCGGTAGGCCAGCACCACCGCCGTCGCCACCGCCACCGGGCCGCCCGCCGCCACCAGCGCCACGACCAGCGCCGCCTCGACCGAGCCGAGCCCGCCCGGCGTGGGCACCAGGGCGACGGCGACGGTCGCCGCCAGATACGCGAGCGCCATGTGCGCGGGCGGCACGTCCAGTCCCAGGGCGAGCCCGACCAGGACCAGACCGGTCGCCTGCAGCATGGGGAAGGCCAGCGAACCGCCCCACAGCGCCAGCGCCCGGGACGGACGGGTGTGCACCGAGCGCGCCTCGTCCAGCGCGCTGCGCAGGAACGAGAGTACGGCGGTACGCAGCCGGCGTACGAGCGCGAAGACGGCCACGACCACGACAGCCGCCGCGCCGATGACGAGCAACACCGGGCCCCACGCCCCCTGTGGCAGGAGCGGGCCGAGCCGCAGCGCGTCGGGGAAGGCGATCAGCAGTGCGGCCAGCAGGCCGACGCGGGCCACGCTCTCCGCGAGCAGATACAGCGCCAGTGCGGCCGAGGAGCGGGCGAGCGGCAGTCCGCACACCGTCATGAAGCGCAGGTTGACCGCGCTCGCGCCCAGACCGGTGGGCAGCAGGTGGTTGGCCGAGCCCGCCGCGAACTGTGTGACGAGCAGCCGCAGCTTGGGCAGCCGGTCGATCACCGCGCCCTGCCGGGTCACCGCCGCCGCGACCCACGTCAAACAGGTGGCGCAGGCCGCGGCGAGCAGCCACGGCCACTTGGCCGTCGCCAGCTGGCCGATGCCCTCGGCGAGCACGGACCGGTGCTGCACCGCGACCACGACGACGAGGACGAGGGGGAGCAGGCACAGTGTCTGGCGCAGCGGGAGACGTCCGAGCAGGCGTCCCGCGGGGAGTCGTACGGCTGTCACATTCGCAGAGGTTCTCCGCGCTGCGACAACGCCGGGTTGCGGGAGCGAAGACGGCGTCTTACGGTCCGGCTGCGGGCGGCTGTCGATCTTCGCGAGGCCGCCGATATTGACCTCAACGCTGCTTGAGGTTCTACCTTCCTGCTCATGAGTATGGAGAGCACAGCCTGGACACAGCTGTACAGCGTCATGAACGCCCAGCGGGAGCGGCGCCCGTTCGCCCGCGCCACACTGCGCCGCATCGGCGCGTTCGCCCGCCCGCACCGCCGGAGGATCGCGCTCTTCGTCGTGCTCGGGGTGGCGACCGCGCTGCTCGCCGTCGCGACCCCCGTGCTGGCCGGCGCCGTCGTCGACGCGATCGTGTCGGGCGGCGACGAGGGCAGGGTTGTCCGTCTGGCCCTGCTGATCGCCCTGATCGCGGTGGCGGAGGCGGCGCTCGGGATCCTCGCCAGGCGCCTGTCCGCGAGGCTCGGCGAGGGTCTCATCCTCGATCTGCGGGCGGCTGTCTTCGATCATGTGCAGCGCATGCCGGTCGCGTTCTTCACACGCACTCGTACGGGAGCGCTCGTCTCCCGTCTCAACAACGACGTGATCGGCGCCCAGCGCGCCTTCAGCAACACGCTGTCCGGCGTGGTCAGCAATGTCGTCACGCTGCTGCTCACGCTCGCCGTCATGCTCACCCTGTCCTGGCAGATCACCCTGCTCGCCCTCGTCCTGCTTCCGGTGTTCGTGATCCCGGCCCGGCGTGTGGGCCACCGCATGGCCCATATGCAGCGCGAGGCGGCCACGCTCAACGCGGCGATGGGCACCCGTATGACCGAGCGCTTCTCGGCGCCCGGCGCCACGCTGATCAAGCTCTTCGGGCGCCCGGAGGAAGAGTCGCAGGAGTTCGCGGCACGGGCCCGCCGGGTCGCGGACATCGGCGTACGCACCGCGACCGCCCAGTCGATGTTCATCACCGCGCTCACCCTCGTGTCCGCCCTGGCCCTCGCCCTGGTCTACGGCCTCGGCGGCTGGTTCGCCCTGCGCGGCACCCTGGAGCCGGGAGCCGTCGTCTCGCTGGCCCTGCTCCTGACCCGCATGTACGCCCCGCTCACCGCGCTCGCCGGCGCCCGGGTCGAGGTCATGAGCGCCCTCGTCAGCTTCGAGCGCGTCTTCGAGGTGCTCGACCTCAAGCCGCTGATCGAGGAGAAGCCGGACGCGAAGAAGGTCCCCGACGGCCCCGTGGCGGTGGAGTTCGACAACGTCCGCTTCGGCTACCCCTCCGCCGACAAGGTCTCCCTCGCCTCCCTGGAAGAGGTGGCGACCCTCGACACACGCGGCGGCGCCGACGTGCTGCACGGCATCTCCTTCCGCGCCGAACCCGGGCAGACGGTCGCCCTGGTCGGCTCGTCCGGCGCGGGCAAGTCGACCATCGCCCAGCTGCTGCCGCGCCTGTACGACGTCGACGAGGGCGCCGTACGCGTGGGCGGCCTCGACGTACGTGACGTGAGCGCCGAGTCCCTGCGCGGCACTCTGGGCATGGTCACCCAGGACGGCCACCTCTTCCACGACAGCGTCCGCGCCAACCTGCTGCTGGCCCGCCCCGCCGCCACCGACGACGAACTCTGGGACGCCCTGCGCCGCTCCCGCCTCGACCATCTCGTCCGGTCCCTGCCCGACGGCCTCGACACCGTGGTCGGCGAGCGCGGCTACCGGCTCTCCGGCGGCGAACGCCAGCGCATGACCATCGCCCGGCTGCTGCTGGCCCGCCAGCGCGTCGTCATCCTCGACGAGGCCACCGCCCACCTGGACAACACCTCCGAGGCCGCCGTCCAGGAGGCGCTCGCCGAGGCGCTGCAGGGCAGGACCGCGGTCGTGATCGCCCACCGGCTGTCCACCGTGCGGGCCGCGGACCAGATTCTGGTGATCGAGGCCGGCCGGATCGTCGAACGCGGCACCCACGAGGAACTGCTCGCGGCCGACGGGCGGTACGCCGAGCTGTACCGGACGCAGTTCGAAGAGCGGCAGCGCGAGGTCACGGAGGTCGAGACGGCGGCGTAAGCGGATCTACTGGGCGCGTCAACCCCGCAGGATCACACAAAGTCCGACAGAATCATTGATTCGTTTCTGTTCGCATCCTAGGGTTCGTTCGGTTTACCAACAGCACCGCACACGATCTGACGCTCCCTCAAGTCCCGCGCAGCGCACTGTCGTCCCGAGGAAGGCCACGGTCATGCCGCACGCTCCCGAGTCTCCCGCCGGCCACCCGAGCCGCCTCCAGGGCGTGCCGGTCAGCCGGCGCCGCCTCCTGGAGGGGGGAGCCGCCGTCCTCGGCGCGCTCGCCCTGTCCGGATCATCCGCCGCCACGGTGCACGCGGCCGACGGGGCCGAGGCGGCGGCCGGCACCCCGGAGTGGAACGGCAACATCAGCCTCTTCGAGGTCGGTGCCGAGCCCCCGCACACCACGCTGATGCCCTACGCGGACGTCAGACAGGCGCTGGCCGCCGACCGCACCCGTTCGCCGTACCGCATGAGCCTCGACGGCAGATGGAAGTTCGCCTACGCCGACCGCCCCGACGACCGCGACGCCGACTTCTACCGCACCGACGTCGACGACCGCGACTGGGACACGATCCCCGTCCCCTCCGTATGGCAGACGCACGGCTACGACCGCCCGATCTACGTCAACATCACCTACCCGTACTGGGGCGCCAACGGTCTCGGCGAGGACTCGCAGCCACCCGCCGCGCCCACCCGCTACAACCCCGTCGGCCAGTACAGGCGAACTTTCACGGTCCCGAAGGACTGGTCGGGACGGCGGACCTTCCTGCACTTCGAGGGCGTCAAGTCCGCCCACTACGTGTGGATCAACGGCGAGTTGGTGGGCTACAAGGAGGACTCCTTCACCCCCGCCGAGTACGACATCACGCGCCATCTCAAGCCCGGCACCAACCAGATCGCGGTCGAGGTGTACCGCTACTCCGACGGCGACTGGCTGGAGGACCAGGACATGATCCGGCTGAGCGGCATCTTCCGCTCGGTCCACCTGTACTCCACCCCGCCCGTGCACCTGCGCGACTTCAAGCTGGACACCCCGCTCGGCGACGACTACCGGACCGCCGGCCTGTCGGTCACCGCGAGCGTGCGCGACTACGGCGGGAGCGGGGCCGGACGGTACACCGTCGAGACACAGTTGTACGACGCGGACGGGCACCCCGTCTGGTCCCGCCCGCTGCAACTCCCCGTCGACGTGGCCGCCGCGGGCAAGGACGTGACGGGGACGGCCACCAAGGCCGTCCCCGCCCCGAAGCTCTGGTCGGCCGAGCACCCGTACCTCTACACCGCCGTCCTGCGGCTGCGCGACCCGGCCGGAAAGCTGATCGAGACGCTGTCCCACCGCGTCGGCCTGCGCGAGTTCGCGCTCAAGGACGGGCTGATGCGGATCAACGGCCGGCCCGTCTCCCTGCGCGGCACCAACCGGCACGAGATGCACCCCGACCGTGGCATGGCCCTCACCCGCGCGGACCTGATCGAGGACATCACGATCATCAAGCGGATGAACATGAACTCGGTCCGCACCTCGCACTACCCGAACAACACGGTGTGGTACGAACTCGCCGACGAGTACGGCCTCTACCTCGTCGACGAGACCAACCTGGAGACGCACGGCATCCGCGGCGAGTACCCGGGCAACCACGCGGACTGGACCGAGGCCTGCGTGGCCCGCGCCCGGAACATGGTTCACCGCGACAAGAACCACGCCTCGGTCGTCATCTGGTCGCTCGGAAACGAGGCGGGCGGTGGCAGCACGTTCGTCGCGATGCGCGACTGGATCAAGTCGTACGACACCACCCGCGTCGTCCAGTACGAGGGCGACGACCGGCCGACGGTCAGCGACATCCGCTCCGAGATGTACGACAGCCCCTCGCGCGTGGAGACCCGGGCCAAGGACACCGCCGACACCCGGCCGTACGTCATGATCGAGTACTGCCACGCGATGGGGAACTCCAACGGCAACTTCAAGAAGTACTGGGACCTGATCCGCCGCTACCCCGTCCTCCAGGGCGGCTGGATCTGGGACTTCGTCGACCAGTCCCTGAGCTGGCCCACCCCCACGCGCAAGCAGTTCACCGAGGCGGGCCCGGGTGCGCTGCGCGGCGAGATCCTCGCACCCAGCGGCACCTTCGACCGCGCCAAGGGTGTCTCGGGCGGTACCGTCTTCGCCCGTGACGCACGCCTGGACCTCACCGGCTCCCTGACGCTGGAGGCGTGGATCACCCCGCACGTCCTCGGCTACCACCAGCCGATCATCGCCAAGGGCGACACCCAGTACGCCCTGAAGCAGAACGACGACAGCCTCGAGTTCTTCATCCACGGCGGCGGTCAGTGGATCACCGCGACCTGGGCGCTGCCGGACGGCTGGACAGGCACCGAGCACCACGTCGCGGGCGTCTTCGACGCCGACGCCGGCACGCTCACCCTCTACGTCGACGGCGAGGCGAAGGCCACCCGCACCACCACCCGGCGCCCCAGCAGCACCACCGCGCCCCTCGCGCTCGCCACCGATGCCGACAACTGGACCCGTGAGTTCAGCGGAACCATCCGCCGGGCACGCGTGTACGCCCGCGCCCTGAGCGCCGCCGAGCTGGCGTCCGACGGGCGCGGACCCGGGGGAGACGGGGTGCGGTTCTGGTTCGACGCGGCGACGGTCGGCCTCACCGAGAAGCGGCCCCGCCAGAAGACGTTCTTCGCATACGGCGGCGACTGGGCCGACAACCCCAACGACGGGAACTTCGTCGCGGACGGCATCGTCACCGCCGACCGAGGGCACACCGGCAAGGCCGCCGAGGTCAAGCGTGTCTACCAGGCGATCAACGCCGCTCCGGCCTCCGGCGACCGGCTCGCTCCCGGCGCGGCGCTCACCCTCACCAACGAGAACCTGTTCACCAACCTCCGTGAGTTCGACGGGCGTTGGGCGCTCGTCGCCGACGGCGAGGTCGTGCAGCGTGGCAGGCTGAGCCGCGCGCAGCTGGATGTCGCCCCGCTGACCGACAAGGAGATCACGGTCCCCTTCAAGGTGCCGGGCGAGCCGGTGCCGGGCGCGGAGTACTTCCTCGAACTGTCCTTCCGCACCAAGGAATCGACGAAGTGGGCGAAGGCCGGCTTCGAGGTCGCGAAGCAGCAGCTCGCCGTCGACGCGGGCAGCCCGGCGGTGACCCCGAGGCCGCTGGACAGCGTCCCGGCGCTGACCTACGAGGACGCCGACGCGTCGGTCGTCGTCACGGGCGAGGGCTTCTCCCTCACCCTCGACAAGAAGGCCGGCGTCATCACCTCGTACAAGGTCCGTGGTGCCCAGCTGATCGCCTCCGGCCCCGCGCCGAACTTCTGGCGGGCGCCCACCGACAACGACAAGGGCAACGGCCAGCACGTCCGCAACCAGACCTGGCGCGACGCCGGAACGGCCCGCAAGGTCACGGACGTCGGTGTGCGGGGGCTGCGGGACCGGGCCGTGGAGATCAAGGTCAAGGGCACACTCCCGACGAGCACGGAGTCGTCGTACACCACCACCTACACGGTCTTCGGCAACGGCGAGATCAAGGTCGACAACACCCTGCACCCGGGCGCGGCCGGCCTGCCGTACATCCCGGAGATCGGCACCCTGCTCTTCCTGCCGGGCCGGCTGGAGCGCCTGCACTACTACGGACGCGGCCCCGAGGAGAACCACTGCGACCGCAACACCGGTACCGACGTGGGCCGCTACTCCGGGACCGTCTCCGGTCAGTGGGAGCCCTACATCCGCCCGCAGGAGAACGGCAACAAGACCGACGTCCGCTGGGTGGCCCTGACCGGCGACGACGGCACCGGGCTGCTGGTCTGCGGTGAACCGCTCCTCGAGGTCAACGCCTCGCACTTCACGCCGGAGGACCTGTCGGTCGGAGCGCGCCACGACTACCAGCTGACGCCGCGCGAGGAGGTCGTACTGCGGCTCAGCCACCGGCAGATGGGCGTGGGCGGCGACAACAGCTGGGGCGCCCACACCCACGACGAGTACAAGCTGTTCGCGAGCCGCGACTACTCCTACACCTACCGGCTGCGCCCGCTGACCGACGTCGACGAGGCGACGGCGGCGTCGCGCAGGCCCACCGCGGTGGAGTGATCCGAGGAGAGCGGGGTCCCGGCGCAGCGCCGGGACCCCCACTCCCTCTCACGCCTCCTGCAGCGCTGCCCCGACCTGGCGCCGGCGCAGCTCCTCCAGCACGCCCTGCTGCCGTCCGGCCCGTTCGAGCAGGTCGTCGAGAAGGCTCGGGTCGAGGCGGTCATCGCGGTCGGCGAGTTCGCGCAGCGTTTGCCATACGGCGGTCTTGCCCTCCACTCCCAGCCGCAGCGCCTCCAGTTCCAGCAGCGGGCTCAGTGGAGAACGGTGTACGAGCCGGCCGTTGCTCTTCAACCGCCCCATCCGCTCGGACATCCGCCCCGCGTAGACCTTGTAGTGCCGTACCGGGATGTCGAGCCGCTCCATGATGTCGATCAAGGTGGCCCGGTCCTCGGTGATCTCGCCCGAGACCGGTCCCATCGCCGCCGCGAGTGCCGTACCGCCGTACGACCGCACCATGTGGCGCGCCCGCTCGGCACCGGCGGGGGCACCCGCCAGATGGTCGTTGGGGTAGATGCCCAGAAGATCCGTGCCGGTGCCCCGGGTCCTGCCCGGCTGACGTGCTTCGGAACGCGTTCGGTCGTGCATGGCGTGTCCCTTCCGCCCGGTGGGCCACTCGTCGTGGGAGAACCGCACCGCTTTCGGCCCTGCGTAACCCTTGGCGAGCAGGGCGAGCGAGCCGGCCACTGACGTGGCGCGACTTGGCTGCGTGCCCGCCGGGTGCCCGCTGCCCCTCTCCCGGAAACGTGGTGTGCCTCGGGACGGGGCCGGGAGAGGGCGGGGTCGGCCTCGTACGCGTCCAGGGTCGCGTCATTCTCTCGATGAGGCCGGTAGCGGCGTGATGCCGGTCCTGTCGGGCTGAGGGCGGTTCTGTCAGGAGATGCCCAGGGTGGTGAAGGGGCGGTCGGAGTGGTGTCCGTGGTGGCGGAGTCCGCGGGCGATGTTGGTGGAGCCGTCGAGACGGAGGACGCCGATGACGAGGTTGCGCAGGCCGGCCATGGTGCGGGGTGCATTGCCGGTGCGGACGCGGGAGGCGTCCTCGCTGAAGGTGACGTCTCGGACGTACTGGTCAGCGCGTATGCCCGCTGGATGGTGGTCTTTCCGTCGCGGACGGTGCGGCGGACGATCTGCAGGGCCTGGACGGCGTGGGGGAGGGCGGCCGGGGACGTGGCGGCTTTGAGACGGCGGATCTCGTCGCGGCCGCGGGGCTTCTCGCGGGTTCGGTCACCGAGCGGGATGTCGCGCCAGGGCAGGCGCTTGACCAGCTGGTGAAGGCCCGGATGATTCGCCTTGAGTACGGCGATGCAGTGGGCGTTCTTCTCCTCGACGAGGAAGCGGGCGAGGAGGGGCTTGAACACGCTGATCTCGTTGGTTTTGGAGGGGACTTCGCGCTGGGCGAGGACGATTCCGTCGGTCCGCATCGCGGAGACGACGTGGACCTCGGTGACGTCGGGGCGGCGGGCTCCTCGGACGGTCTTGCCGTCGATCGCCACCTGAAGCAGCAGTTCCTCCTCCGGCGTCTCCTGGCGGCCCTGCGAGGTGTTCGGCCAGACTCTGCCGGCGTGGCGGAGTACGTGTTCGTTCAGGTAGGAGGCGATCGCGGTGTCGAGGGCGTCGCCGTCGAGACGCTGTCAGTACGGACTCGTCGAACGGCCCCCTTTACCGCATGGCGACGGCCGGACCGGCCGTCATCAGACGCGGGAGTTCAACCACCACCCCTGGGAGCCGCGGATCATCCCCGGGACGCCGGGGGCCACGGCGTTGTGGCGGTGGCCAGGAGGAACGCGTCGGCGGATCATCCCCGCATCGTGGTGAACTCGGTGCGCCGGCTCGGCATCGCGCGCGATCAGCGCCTCCTCCCGCGGGGACAGGGTGACGTCCCGGCGGTGGCCGAAGGACTCGGCGGCGCACGGCGGCGGGCAGCATGGCCTCGATCACGCGGCATCCCCCTCCCGCGGCAGCGTCCGCCGGGCGCGCCCCGGCGGGCCCGGTCCACGGTGGCACATCCCTTTCAAGAACGGCGAAGGCGTTGTCCCGGGCGACTGTCCCATAAAGCGGGGAACTCTCCGAATCGAAAGCGGCCGCCATCATGGCAGGGCGACAGCAGTGTCCGGATGCGCTTCCTCCGCTGGAGTGATGAGACATGAATGAGACGCCATCGGCCGTCACCGAGGCGGCCCACGTCCGATCTCCCAGACCACGGTTTCATCACGTCGGAGTGCAGACGACCGACCTCGCGAACAGCGTCCGCTGGTACGAGGACTTTCTCGGATGCCGACAGGCGTGGTCGCTCGACCGGTTCTCGGAACTGACCCGCAGTCGCCTGCCGGGCATCCACGAGTTGACCGAGATGGTTCTCGGCGACGTCCGGATCCACCTTTTCGACCGGCCCGGCCGGAAATACGATCCGTCCGAGAGCGCCGTGCAGTTCCAGCACTTCTGCTTCAGCGTCGGCGCCCCCGAGGAACTGGTCCGGCTGCGCGAGCGCTGGATCGAACTGCACCGCTCCGGCCGCTACGCGTTCGCGCTCGACGAGCAACCGACCGACATCGTCGTCGACGACGACGGCGTGCGGAGCTTCTACGCGTACGACGTGAACGGCCTGGAGTTCGAGTTCACGTACGTGCCGGACGGCCAGTCATGAAACCTTCCGGCAGTGGCGCGTTGTGCGACTTGCCGTCCGTCGGGCGATGGGACTTTGGCGGATTAGCCTACGGGACCGAACCCCTGGTCCTGCCGGCCGTGGGCGACCCCGACGGCCCGGCCGGCGAGAGCCCGGCGGGGGACTACGCCGGGAGCTGCCGGCACCTGGCCGCGCTCGGCCAGCGCGGGCTGCTCATCCCGGAGGTCCAGCCGTGCGAGTCGCCGGACGAGCTGTTCTGGTTCCGCTGGCTGACCGGGCATCAGGTGTGCTTCATCGTGTGGCGTCTGATCGCCCAGCTCGTGGACGACCTCGCCCACGACCGTCGCCCGGCCGCCGAGGCACTGCCCCTGATCAGCCGTTACGTGGACGGCTACTCCGCGATGCTGCTGTACACCGGCTCCTGCCCGCCCGACCTCTACAACGTCCTGATCCGGCCGAGCATGCGCATGCGGCACCGCGCCTTCAGCGGCGCCTGGGCGCCTGACTACTGGCCCATCCGGGACCTGTTCCGCCGTCGCCGGCTGCCGGGGACGGCCGAGACCGACGCCGGTGAACTGCACGACTCCATCACCCTGTTGCACCTCATCCACGACGGGGTCGCCGCCCGCCTGGTCGCCAACGGCCGGTCCCTGCTGCGTGAGGCGGCCGTCCGCGGCCCCGGCCACCGGCCCGCCGGGCTCATCTACGACGCGTACTTCACGACGCTGCGCGCCCCGGTGACCCGGCACGAGGTCGTGGCGCAGCTCCTGCGCCGGCTCGTCGCCATCGCCCAGGACGTCGCCGCGAACGGCCTGTACGCGGCCGACGACACCGACGACCGGCCCGCCGAGCTGCAGACGGCCGAAGTGATCAAGTGCGAGAACGGGCTGGTCGACATCCTGCACGGGGTCGCCCAGCAGGCCTGCGACCTGCCGTCCCAGCCGTTGCCGACCCGACGTACGAGCATGGCCGAGGAGTGAGCCGATGACCGTCCTGCGACCGGAGCTGACCGGAACCCTCGGCGGCGTGGCCGCGACGCACTGGCTCGCGTCCGCCGTCGGCATGGGCGTCCTGGAACGCGGCGGCAACGCGTTCGACGCGGCAGCCGCCGCCGGGTTCGCCCTCCAGATCGTCGAACCGCACTCCAACGGGCCGGGCGGCGACGTCGTCATCGCCCTCTACTCCCGCGCGAGCGACACGGTCCGCGTCGTCTGCGGGCAGGGCCCGATGCCGCGGGCGGCCACCATCGATGCGTTCGCCGACCGAGGCATCAAGCAGATGCCCGCCGGCGGCCTGCTCCCGGCGACCGTGCCCGGCGCCTTCGGGGCGTGGATGCGCCTGCTCGGCGAGTTCGGCACCCTGCCGCTGGAGTCCGTCCTCGAACCGGCCATCGGCTACGCCTCGCGCGGCTACCCGCTGCTGCCTGCCGCCGCGTCGACCATTGACGCCATGTCCGGCCTCTTCCGCACCCATTGGACGGAGTC contains the following coding sequences:
- a CDS encoding YbhN family protein codes for the protein MTAVRLPAGRLLGRLPLRQTLCLLPLVLVVVVAVQHRSVLAEGIGQLATAKWPWLLAAACATCLTWVAAAVTRQGAVIDRLPKLRLLVTQFAAGSANHLLPTGLGASAVNLRFMTVCGLPLARSSAALALYLLAESVARVGLLAALLIAFPDALRLGPLLPQGAWGPVLLVIGAAAVVVVAVFALVRRLRTAVLSFLRSALDEARSVHTRPSRALALWGGSLAFPMLQATGLVLVGLALGLDVPPAHMALAYLAATVAVALVPTPGGLGSVEAALVVALVAAGGPVAVATAVVLAYRIITVWLPLLPGALTLGALVRWKVI
- a CDS encoding ABC transporter ATP-binding protein; this translates as MSMESTAWTQLYSVMNAQRERRPFARATLRRIGAFARPHRRRIALFVVLGVATALLAVATPVLAGAVVDAIVSGGDEGRVVRLALLIALIAVAEAALGILARRLSARLGEGLILDLRAAVFDHVQRMPVAFFTRTRTGALVSRLNNDVIGAQRAFSNTLSGVVSNVVTLLLTLAVMLTLSWQITLLALVLLPVFVIPARRVGHRMAHMQREAATLNAAMGTRMTERFSAPGATLIKLFGRPEEESQEFAARARRVADIGVRTATAQSMFITALTLVSALALALVYGLGGWFALRGTLEPGAVVSLALLLTRMYAPLTALAGARVEVMSALVSFERVFEVLDLKPLIEEKPDAKKVPDGPVAVEFDNVRFGYPSADKVSLASLEEVATLDTRGGADVLHGISFRAEPGQTVALVGSSGAGKSTIAQLLPRLYDVDEGAVRVGGLDVRDVSAESLRGTLGMVTQDGHLFHDSVRANLLLARPAATDDELWDALRRSRLDHLVRSLPDGLDTVVGERGYRLSGGERQRMTIARLLLARQRVVILDEATAHLDNTSEAAVQEALAEALQGRTAVVIAHRLSTVRAADQILVIEAGRIVERGTHEELLAADGRYAELYRTQFEERQREVTEVETAA
- a CDS encoding glycoside hydrolase family 2 TIM barrel-domain containing protein; this encodes MPHAPESPAGHPSRLQGVPVSRRRLLEGGAAVLGALALSGSSAATVHAADGAEAAAGTPEWNGNISLFEVGAEPPHTTLMPYADVRQALAADRTRSPYRMSLDGRWKFAYADRPDDRDADFYRTDVDDRDWDTIPVPSVWQTHGYDRPIYVNITYPYWGANGLGEDSQPPAAPTRYNPVGQYRRTFTVPKDWSGRRTFLHFEGVKSAHYVWINGELVGYKEDSFTPAEYDITRHLKPGTNQIAVEVYRYSDGDWLEDQDMIRLSGIFRSVHLYSTPPVHLRDFKLDTPLGDDYRTAGLSVTASVRDYGGSGAGRYTVETQLYDADGHPVWSRPLQLPVDVAAAGKDVTGTATKAVPAPKLWSAEHPYLYTAVLRLRDPAGKLIETLSHRVGLREFALKDGLMRINGRPVSLRGTNRHEMHPDRGMALTRADLIEDITIIKRMNMNSVRTSHYPNNTVWYELADEYGLYLVDETNLETHGIRGEYPGNHADWTEACVARARNMVHRDKNHASVVIWSLGNEAGGGSTFVAMRDWIKSYDTTRVVQYEGDDRPTVSDIRSEMYDSPSRVETRAKDTADTRPYVMIEYCHAMGNSNGNFKKYWDLIRRYPVLQGGWIWDFVDQSLSWPTPTRKQFTEAGPGALRGEILAPSGTFDRAKGVSGGTVFARDARLDLTGSLTLEAWITPHVLGYHQPIIAKGDTQYALKQNDDSLEFFIHGGGQWITATWALPDGWTGTEHHVAGVFDADAGTLTLYVDGEAKATRTTTRRPSSTTAPLALATDADNWTREFSGTIRRARVYARALSAAELASDGRGPGGDGVRFWFDAATVGLTEKRPRQKTFFAYGGDWADNPNDGNFVADGIVTADRGHTGKAAEVKRVYQAINAAPASGDRLAPGAALTLTNENLFTNLREFDGRWALVADGEVVQRGRLSRAQLDVAPLTDKEITVPFKVPGEPVPGAEYFLELSFRTKESTKWAKAGFEVAKQQLAVDAGSPAVTPRPLDSVPALTYEDADASVVVTGEGFSLTLDKKAGVITSYKVRGAQLIASGPAPNFWRAPTDNDKGNGQHVRNQTWRDAGTARKVTDVGVRGLRDRAVEIKVKGTLPTSTESSYTTTYTVFGNGEIKVDNTLHPGAAGLPYIPEIGTLLFLPGRLERLHYYGRGPEENHCDRNTGTDVGRYSGTVSGQWEPYIRPQENGNKTDVRWVALTGDDGTGLLVCGEPLLEVNASHFTPEDLSVGARHDYQLTPREEVVLRLSHRQMGVGGDNSWGAHTHDEYKLFASRDYSYTYRLRPLTDVDEATAASRRPTAVE
- a CDS encoding VOC family protein, which codes for MNETPSAVTEAAHVRSPRPRFHHVGVQTTDLANSVRWYEDFLGCRQAWSLDRFSELTRSRLPGIHELTEMVLGDVRIHLFDRPGRKYDPSESAVQFQHFCFSVGAPEELVRLRERWIELHRSGRYAFALDEQPTDIVVDDDGVRSFYAYDVNGLEFEFTYVPDGQS